In the Molothrus aeneus isolate 106 chromosome 28, BPBGC_Maene_1.0, whole genome shotgun sequence genome, one interval contains:
- the WNK4 gene encoding serine/threonine-protein kinase WNK4 isoform X1 translates to MLAAEPAATGAMSHPEAERADGGSAPQPEPEPGPGLTGRAPHRNRSRRPSGRDSRRASSRFNRRSSAELELLGYPAPDGERGASPPPPPAAAGLREPEETESEEVETRAVATSPDGRFLKFDIEIGRGSFKTVYKGLDTETTVEVAWCELQTRKLSKTERQRFSEEVEMLKGLQHPNIVRFYDSWKSTIKGQICIVLVTELMTSGTLKTYLKRFKEMKLKVLQRWSRQILKGLHFLHTRSPPIIHRDLKCDNIFITGPTGSVKIGDLGLATLKRASFAKSVIGTPEFMAPEMYEEKYDEAVDVYAFGMCMLEMATSEYPYSECQNAAQIYRKVTSGLKPSSFYKVKVPELKEIIEGCIRMDKNERYTIQDLLEHSFFQEDTGVHVELAEEDDGVKSGLKLWLRMDDTKKLHGKYKDNNAIEFLFELYKDVAEEVAQEMVVLGFVCEADYKLVAKAVRDRVVAIKRKREKLKRAQGAPSPAEPEQPPGVLRLLEELKSPLPPGGPTPAPATPGSGDSAFSSTFPLEPEEPEADQHQHFTYRHTSYSSATSDCETDGYLSSSGFLDSPDLAHRSFVAVDPTSPTPSRPVRCFPTSIAVQLPTEHLPPASGFSSSVDSYTSDVASGMSDGYEGLSASEQSTKLPPKRASGKLLRRRARSRLRITNISDKNDRVVECQLQTYNNKMVTFKFDLDGDNPEEIAAAMVHNEFILKSERESFISRIRDIIHRVETLLRKDGRGGTELPKGPEADSALGSPVDLQLQGLSRSISSSSSLSDLSCTSPSLSVQPPVLPLLSRSPSETNLASPVEPPAAPVPLGSPSGPAQTWPLVSMAPSWLTSSPALTRTLTPQGTPAGPVPPALPQALLSPQPVPTPPVPCEPGSPLSPTVTSSPLSPTAPLLSLANVFSLAVMTVAHTVSSIASSGGHLYPPLLPRPQSLALGAPRFVYPDPTSTDKPVPPSSWTPESVGAAVPTAGVPTSSLPLAPAPACPTGSEAVGSPVQLLSTSTPGTAEGSTVLPGAPKPSQSLIISEAPAPSVPKAQLSPINEAEAKPQVLGRFQVVPAKDLAVSSAGLGSSDGEQPGTEPAASASPPPALPDTSHSSSSDSDVAPEAPKAEEVPAEGGSAPAAPAGSDPGEGPGEESTENVPQAMLSQVWLSYSRSLSYVSSDDTESEDEEIWEELQNLRQKHLAEVQLLQSAQKKEIEELYLRMGKQPPLGIVSPAAMLSGRQRRLSKGSFNPSRRNSLQRLELAPPAGIMRRNSLSGSSTGSQEQRLNKGVTFADDLGRVPAGQE, encoded by the exons ATGCTGGCGGCCGAGCCCGCCGCTACCGGAGCCATGTCCCATCCCGAGGCGGAGCGGGCGGACGGCGGCTCCGCGCCGcagccggagccggagccgggtCCGGGGCTCACCGGGCGGGCCCCGCACCGTAACCGCAGCCGGCGGCCCTCGGGGCGCGATTCCCGACGGGCTTCCTCCCGCTTCAACCGGCGGAGCTCGGccgagctggagctgctggggtacCCGGCACCGGACGGAGAGCGCGGGGcatcgccgccgccgccaccggcCGCTGCGGGGCTCCGGGAACCGGAGGAGACGGAGAGCGAGGAGGTCGAGACGCGGGCGGTCGCCACCTCCCCCGACGGCCGCTTCCTCAAGTTCGACATCGAGATCGGCCGCGGCTCCTTCAAGACCGTCTACAAGGGGCTGGACACGGAGACCACCGTGGAGGTGGCGTGGTGCGAGCTGCAG ACACGGAAGCTGTCCAAGACGGAGCGGCAGCGGTTCAGCGAGGAGGTGGAGATgctgaaggggctgcagcaccccAACATCGTCCGCTTCTACGACTCCTGGAAGTCAACCATCAAAGGGCAGATCTGCATCGTGCTGGTCACAGAGCTCATGACGTCTGGCACCCTGAAAAC GTATTTGAAGCGCTTTAAGGAGATGAAGCTGAAAGTGCTGCAGCGCTGGAGCCGGCAGATCCTCAAGGGTTTGCATTTCCTGCACACTCGCTCGCCCCCCATCATCCACCGTGACCTCAAGTGTGACAACATCTTCATCACCGGCCCCACGGGCTCCGTCAAGATTGGGGACCTGGGCCTGGCCACGCTCAAGAGAGCCTCCTTTGCCAAGAGTGTGATAg gcaCCCCCGAGTTCATGGCTCCCGAGATGTACGAGGAGAAGTACGACGAGGCTGTGGATGTCTACGCCTTTGGGATGTGCATGCTGGAGATGGCCACCTCAGAGTACCCCTACTCTGAGTGCCAGAATGCTGCCCAGATCTACCGCAAGGTCACCTCG GGCCTGAAGCCCAGCAGCTTCTACAAGGTGAAGGTGCCCGAGCTGAAGGAGATCATCGAGGGCTGCATCCGCATGGACAAGAACGagag gTACACCATCCAGGACCTGCTGGAGCATTCCTTCTTCCAGGAGGACACAGGGGTGCACGTGGAGCTGGCTGAGGAGGACGATGGAGTCAAGTCTGGCCTCAAGCTCTGGCTGCGCATGGACGACACGAAGAAGCTGCATGGCAAATACAAGGACAACAATGCCATCGAGTTCCTCTTTGAGCTCTACAAGGACGTGGCAGAAGAGGTGGCTCAGGAGATG GTGGTCCTGGGCTTTGTCTGTGAGGCTGACTACAAGCTGGTGGCCAAGGCGGTGCGGGACCGTGTGGTGGCCATCAAGCGCAagagggagaagctgaagcgCGCCCAGGGCGCTCCAtcacctgcagagccagagcagccgCCAGGCGTCCTGCGCCTCCTGGAGGAGCTCAAATCCCCGCTGCCGCCTGGTGGCCCCACGCCCGCCCCGGCCACCCCTGGCTCTGGGGActctgccttcagcagcaccttcccccTGGAGCCTGAGGAGCCCGAAGCTGACCAGCACCAGCACTTCACCTACCGGCACACCAGCTACTCCTCAGCCACCT CCGACTGTGAGACTGATGGGTACCTAAGCTCCTCTGGCTTCCTGGACTCGCCAGACCTGGCCCATCGTAGCTTTGTGGCTGTGGACCCCACCAGCCCTACCCCCAGCCGGCCTGTGCGCTGCTTCCCCACG agcatcGCCGTGCAGCTGCCCACGGAGCATTTGCCCCCTGCCAGTGGCTTCTCCTCCTCGGTGGACAG CTACACCTCAGATGTGGCATCGGGCATGAGTGATGGCTACGAGGGGCTGTCAGCCAGCGAGCAGAGCACCAAGCTGCCACCCAAGAGAGCCTCGGGGAAGCTGCTGCGGCGCCGAGCCCGCTCCAGGCTGCGCATCACCAAC ATCTCCGACAAGAACGACCGAGTGGTGGAGTGCCAGCTGCAGACCTACAACAACAAGATGGTGACCTTCAAGTTCGACCTGGATGGGGACAACCCGGAGGAAATTGCAGCCGCCATG GTGCACAATGAGTTCATCCTCAAGTCAGAGAGGGAGAGTTTCATCAGCCGCATCCGGGACATCATCCACCGCGTGGAGACCCTGCTGCGCAAGGACGGCCGCGGTGGCACCGAGCTGCCCAAGGGCCCCGAGGCTGAcagtgctctgggcagccct GTggacctgcagctgcaggggctctctcgctccatctcctcctcatcctcgcTCAGTG ACCTGAgctgcaccagccccagcctctcTGTCCAGCCCCCTGTGCTGCCGCTGCTGAGCCGCTCCCCGTCAGAGACCAACCTGGCCAGTCCTGTGGAGCCTCcggcagccccagtgccactggggTCCCCCTCAG gccCAGCACAGACCTGGCCCCTCGTCTCCATGGCTCCCTCCTGGCTCACGTCGTCACCAGCACTGACACGAACGCTGACTCCCCAGGGGACCCCAGCGGGGcctgtccccccagccctgccccaagccctcctgtccccccagcctgtccccacacCCCCTGTTCCCTGTGAGCCCGGCAGTCCCCTGAGCCCCACTGTGACCAGCTCACCCTTGTCCCCCACTGCTCCCCTCTTGTCCCTGGCCAATGTCTTCTCCCTGGCAGTGATGACTGTGGCCCACACTGTCTCCTCCATTGCCAGCTCAGGTGGGCACCTGTACCCACCCCTGCTGCCACGGCCGCAAAGTCTTGCCCTGGGTGCCCCACGCTTTGTCTACCCTGACCCCACCAGCACAGACAAGCCAGTCCCACCCAGCAGTTGGACCCCAGagtcagtgggagctgctgtccccactgctgggGTGCCCACATCCTCCCTTCCCTTGGCACCAGCCCCAGCGTGCCCCACGGGCAGCGAGGCCGTGGGgagccctgtgcagctgctgagcacatCCACACCTGGGACTGCAGAGGGCAGCACG GTGCTGCCTGGTGCCCCCAAGCCCAGCCAGTCTCTGATCATCTCGGAGGCACCAGCCCCCAGCGTGCCCAAGGCACAGCTCTCGCCCATCAATGAAG cagaagCCAAGCCCCAGGTGCTGGGCCGGTTCCAGGTGGTGCCAGCCAAGGACCTGGCTGTGAGCTCCgcggggctgggcagcagtgaCGGGGAGCAGCCCGGCACGGAGCCGGCAGCGAGCGCCTCCCCGCCTCCCGCGCTGCCCGACACgagccacagctccagcagcgaCTCGGACGTGGCACCAGAGGCACCCAAGGCTGAGGAGGTGCCGGCTGAGGGGGGCTCTGCGCCCGCTGCGCCAGCGGGGAGCGACCCCGGGGAGGGCCCTGGGGAAGAGAGCACAGAAAATGTGCCACAGGCCATGCTGAGCCAGGTGTGGCTGAGCTACTCCCGCAGCTTGTCCTACGTGAGCAGCGACGACACCGAGAGCGAGGACGAGGAGAtctgggaggagctgcagaaccTGCGCCAGAA gcaccTGGCGgaggtgcagctgctgcagagcgcGCAGAAGAAAGAGATTGAGGAGCTGTACTTGCGCATGGGGAAGCAGCCACCACTGGGCATCGTCTCGCCCGCTGCCATGCTGTCAGGCCGCCAGCGCCGCCTCTCCAAGGGCAGCTTCAACCCCTCCCGCCGCAACAGCCTGCAGCGCCTGGAGCTGGCACCGCCCGCAG GCATCATGCGCCGGAACTCGCTGAGCGGCAGCAGCACCGGCTCGCAGGAGCAGCGGCTCAACAAGGGCGTGACCTTCGCCGATGACCTCGGGCGCGTG CCGGCTGGCCAGGAATGA
- the WNK4 gene encoding serine/threonine-protein kinase WNK4 isoform X3, translating into MLAAEPAATGAMSHPEAERADGGSAPQPEPEPGPGLTGRAPHRNRSRRPSGRDSRRASSRFNRRSSAELELLGYPAPDGERGASPPPPPAAAGLREPEETESEEVETRAVATSPDGRFLKFDIEIGRGSFKTVYKGLDTETTVEVAWCELQTRKLSKTERQRFSEEVEMLKGLQHPNIVRFYDSWKSTIKGQICIVLVTELMTSGTLKTYLKRFKEMKLKVLQRWSRQILKGLHFLHTRSPPIIHRDLKCDNIFITGPTGSVKIGDLGLATLKRASFAKSVIGTPEFMAPEMYEEKYDEAVDVYAFGMCMLEMATSEYPYSECQNAAQIYRKVTSGLKPSSFYKVKVPELKEIIEGCIRMDKNERYTIQDLLEHSFFQEDTGVHVELAEEDDGVKSGLKLWLRMDDTKKLHGKYKDNNAIEFLFELYKDVAEEVAQEMVVLGFVCEADYKLVAKAVRDRVVAIKRKREKLKRAQGAPSPAEPEQPPGVLRLLEELKSPLPPGGPTPAPATPGSGDSAFSSTFPLEPEEPEADQHQHFTYRHTSYSSATSDCETDGYLSSSGFLDSPDLAHRSFVAVDPTSPTPSRPVRCFPTSIAVQLPTEHLPPASGFSSSVDSYTSDVASGMSDGYEGLSASEQSTKLPPKRASGKLLRRRARSRLRITNISDKNDRVVECQLQTYNNKMVTFKFDLDGDNPEEIAAAMVHNEFILKSERESFISRIRDIIHRVETLLRKDGRGGTELPKGPEADSALGSPVDLQLQGLSRSISSSSSLSDLSCTSPSLSVQPPVLPLLSRSPSETNLASPVEPPAAPVPLGSPSGPAQTWPLVSMAPSWLTSSPALTRTLTPQGTPAGPVPPALPQALLSPQPVPTPPVPCEPGSPLSPTVTSSPLSPTAPLLSLANVFSLAVMTVAHTVSSIASSGGHLYPPLLPRPQSLALGAPRFVYPDPTSTDKPVPPSSWTPESVGAAVPTAGVPTSSLPLAPAPACPTGSEAVGSPVQLLSTSTPGTAEGSTVLPGAPKPSQSLIISEAPAPSVPKAQLSPINEAEAKPQVLGRFQVVPAKDLAVSSAGLGSSDGEQPGTEPAASASPPPALPDTSHSSSSDSDVAPEAPKAEEVPAEGGSAPAAPAGSDPGEGPGEESTENVPQAMLSQVWLSYSRSLSYVSSDDTESEDEEIWEELQNLRQKHLAEVQLLQSAQKKEIEELYLRMGKQPPLGIVSPAAMLSGRQRRLSKGSFNPSRRNSLQRLELAPPAGIMRRNSLSGSSTGSQEQRLNKGVTFADDLGRV; encoded by the exons ATGCTGGCGGCCGAGCCCGCCGCTACCGGAGCCATGTCCCATCCCGAGGCGGAGCGGGCGGACGGCGGCTCCGCGCCGcagccggagccggagccgggtCCGGGGCTCACCGGGCGGGCCCCGCACCGTAACCGCAGCCGGCGGCCCTCGGGGCGCGATTCCCGACGGGCTTCCTCCCGCTTCAACCGGCGGAGCTCGGccgagctggagctgctggggtacCCGGCACCGGACGGAGAGCGCGGGGcatcgccgccgccgccaccggcCGCTGCGGGGCTCCGGGAACCGGAGGAGACGGAGAGCGAGGAGGTCGAGACGCGGGCGGTCGCCACCTCCCCCGACGGCCGCTTCCTCAAGTTCGACATCGAGATCGGCCGCGGCTCCTTCAAGACCGTCTACAAGGGGCTGGACACGGAGACCACCGTGGAGGTGGCGTGGTGCGAGCTGCAG ACACGGAAGCTGTCCAAGACGGAGCGGCAGCGGTTCAGCGAGGAGGTGGAGATgctgaaggggctgcagcaccccAACATCGTCCGCTTCTACGACTCCTGGAAGTCAACCATCAAAGGGCAGATCTGCATCGTGCTGGTCACAGAGCTCATGACGTCTGGCACCCTGAAAAC GTATTTGAAGCGCTTTAAGGAGATGAAGCTGAAAGTGCTGCAGCGCTGGAGCCGGCAGATCCTCAAGGGTTTGCATTTCCTGCACACTCGCTCGCCCCCCATCATCCACCGTGACCTCAAGTGTGACAACATCTTCATCACCGGCCCCACGGGCTCCGTCAAGATTGGGGACCTGGGCCTGGCCACGCTCAAGAGAGCCTCCTTTGCCAAGAGTGTGATAg gcaCCCCCGAGTTCATGGCTCCCGAGATGTACGAGGAGAAGTACGACGAGGCTGTGGATGTCTACGCCTTTGGGATGTGCATGCTGGAGATGGCCACCTCAGAGTACCCCTACTCTGAGTGCCAGAATGCTGCCCAGATCTACCGCAAGGTCACCTCG GGCCTGAAGCCCAGCAGCTTCTACAAGGTGAAGGTGCCCGAGCTGAAGGAGATCATCGAGGGCTGCATCCGCATGGACAAGAACGagag gTACACCATCCAGGACCTGCTGGAGCATTCCTTCTTCCAGGAGGACACAGGGGTGCACGTGGAGCTGGCTGAGGAGGACGATGGAGTCAAGTCTGGCCTCAAGCTCTGGCTGCGCATGGACGACACGAAGAAGCTGCATGGCAAATACAAGGACAACAATGCCATCGAGTTCCTCTTTGAGCTCTACAAGGACGTGGCAGAAGAGGTGGCTCAGGAGATG GTGGTCCTGGGCTTTGTCTGTGAGGCTGACTACAAGCTGGTGGCCAAGGCGGTGCGGGACCGTGTGGTGGCCATCAAGCGCAagagggagaagctgaagcgCGCCCAGGGCGCTCCAtcacctgcagagccagagcagccgCCAGGCGTCCTGCGCCTCCTGGAGGAGCTCAAATCCCCGCTGCCGCCTGGTGGCCCCACGCCCGCCCCGGCCACCCCTGGCTCTGGGGActctgccttcagcagcaccttcccccTGGAGCCTGAGGAGCCCGAAGCTGACCAGCACCAGCACTTCACCTACCGGCACACCAGCTACTCCTCAGCCACCT CCGACTGTGAGACTGATGGGTACCTAAGCTCCTCTGGCTTCCTGGACTCGCCAGACCTGGCCCATCGTAGCTTTGTGGCTGTGGACCCCACCAGCCCTACCCCCAGCCGGCCTGTGCGCTGCTTCCCCACG agcatcGCCGTGCAGCTGCCCACGGAGCATTTGCCCCCTGCCAGTGGCTTCTCCTCCTCGGTGGACAG CTACACCTCAGATGTGGCATCGGGCATGAGTGATGGCTACGAGGGGCTGTCAGCCAGCGAGCAGAGCACCAAGCTGCCACCCAAGAGAGCCTCGGGGAAGCTGCTGCGGCGCCGAGCCCGCTCCAGGCTGCGCATCACCAAC ATCTCCGACAAGAACGACCGAGTGGTGGAGTGCCAGCTGCAGACCTACAACAACAAGATGGTGACCTTCAAGTTCGACCTGGATGGGGACAACCCGGAGGAAATTGCAGCCGCCATG GTGCACAATGAGTTCATCCTCAAGTCAGAGAGGGAGAGTTTCATCAGCCGCATCCGGGACATCATCCACCGCGTGGAGACCCTGCTGCGCAAGGACGGCCGCGGTGGCACCGAGCTGCCCAAGGGCCCCGAGGCTGAcagtgctctgggcagccct GTggacctgcagctgcaggggctctctcgctccatctcctcctcatcctcgcTCAGTG ACCTGAgctgcaccagccccagcctctcTGTCCAGCCCCCTGTGCTGCCGCTGCTGAGCCGCTCCCCGTCAGAGACCAACCTGGCCAGTCCTGTGGAGCCTCcggcagccccagtgccactggggTCCCCCTCAG gccCAGCACAGACCTGGCCCCTCGTCTCCATGGCTCCCTCCTGGCTCACGTCGTCACCAGCACTGACACGAACGCTGACTCCCCAGGGGACCCCAGCGGGGcctgtccccccagccctgccccaagccctcctgtccccccagcctgtccccacacCCCCTGTTCCCTGTGAGCCCGGCAGTCCCCTGAGCCCCACTGTGACCAGCTCACCCTTGTCCCCCACTGCTCCCCTCTTGTCCCTGGCCAATGTCTTCTCCCTGGCAGTGATGACTGTGGCCCACACTGTCTCCTCCATTGCCAGCTCAGGTGGGCACCTGTACCCACCCCTGCTGCCACGGCCGCAAAGTCTTGCCCTGGGTGCCCCACGCTTTGTCTACCCTGACCCCACCAGCACAGACAAGCCAGTCCCACCCAGCAGTTGGACCCCAGagtcagtgggagctgctgtccccactgctgggGTGCCCACATCCTCCCTTCCCTTGGCACCAGCCCCAGCGTGCCCCACGGGCAGCGAGGCCGTGGGgagccctgtgcagctgctgagcacatCCACACCTGGGACTGCAGAGGGCAGCACG GTGCTGCCTGGTGCCCCCAAGCCCAGCCAGTCTCTGATCATCTCGGAGGCACCAGCCCCCAGCGTGCCCAAGGCACAGCTCTCGCCCATCAATGAAG cagaagCCAAGCCCCAGGTGCTGGGCCGGTTCCAGGTGGTGCCAGCCAAGGACCTGGCTGTGAGCTCCgcggggctgggcagcagtgaCGGGGAGCAGCCCGGCACGGAGCCGGCAGCGAGCGCCTCCCCGCCTCCCGCGCTGCCCGACACgagccacagctccagcagcgaCTCGGACGTGGCACCAGAGGCACCCAAGGCTGAGGAGGTGCCGGCTGAGGGGGGCTCTGCGCCCGCTGCGCCAGCGGGGAGCGACCCCGGGGAGGGCCCTGGGGAAGAGAGCACAGAAAATGTGCCACAGGCCATGCTGAGCCAGGTGTGGCTGAGCTACTCCCGCAGCTTGTCCTACGTGAGCAGCGACGACACCGAGAGCGAGGACGAGGAGAtctgggaggagctgcagaaccTGCGCCAGAA gcaccTGGCGgaggtgcagctgctgcagagcgcGCAGAAGAAAGAGATTGAGGAGCTGTACTTGCGCATGGGGAAGCAGCCACCACTGGGCATCGTCTCGCCCGCTGCCATGCTGTCAGGCCGCCAGCGCCGCCTCTCCAAGGGCAGCTTCAACCCCTCCCGCCGCAACAGCCTGCAGCGCCTGGAGCTGGCACCGCCCGCAG GCATCATGCGCCGGAACTCGCTGAGCGGCAGCAGCACCGGCTCGCAGGAGCAGCGGCTCAACAAGGGCGTGACCTTCGCCGATGACCTCGGGCGCGTG TAG